In the genome of Leptolyngbya iicbica LK, one region contains:
- a CDS encoding ABC transporter permease, whose protein sequence is MAVKTLQEAIAVAQRIWQELWRRRRSLIFWAVFPVLMLVMNSLILAERAQIDTALAYQQAAAPTLVGAALFFSCLGGSVATVVSEREQQTLKRLFLSPLSGMAYFLGIFVAHCGIGLAQALLVWAIAIAVGAEFTGSLPLAVLIILLSIGAYVGLGFILGTQLARRTEDVNALVAAFGVPLLLLGGAFLPIRLFPDSLLSLAEYNPVYHMILALQAAVDNTEDGEVIVPHLTFLVGFAGAMLIAGWAAYRQMLRRERQL, encoded by the coding sequence ATGGCAGTCAAAACCCTGCAAGAAGCGATCGCAGTGGCGCAACGAATTTGGCAAGAGTTGTGGCGGCGACGACGTAGCCTGATTTTTTGGGCAGTCTTTCCCGTCTTGATGCTGGTGATGAACAGCCTGATCTTGGCTGAGCGGGCACAGATTGATACCGCGCTCGCCTATCAACAAGCGGCGGCCCCCACGCTGGTCGGGGCGGCGCTTTTTTTTAGCTGCTTGGGGGGCAGTGTCGCGACTGTGGTATCGGAGCGAGAACAACAGACCCTCAAGCGATTGTTTCTCTCACCGCTCAGCGGCATGGCCTACTTTTTAGGCATTTTTGTGGCGCACTGTGGCATTGGACTGGCTCAAGCGCTTTTGGTATGGGCGATCGCGATCGCCGTCGGCGCTGAGTTTACCGGATCGCTACCGCTAGCTGTGCTGATCATTCTGCTCAGCATTGGCGCATATGTGGGATTGGGCTTTATTTTAGGCACGCAACTGGCGCGACGCACCGAAGACGTGAATGCGTTGGTGGCGGCTTTTGGAGTACCGCTGCTGTTGCTCGGAGGAGCGTTCTTACCTATCCGTCTATTTCCCGATTCGCTACTTTCCCTGGCCGAATATAATCCGGTGTATCACATGATTTTGGCCTTGCAAGCGGCAGTGGATAACACCGAAGACGGCGAGGTAATTGTCCCCCACCTAACTTTTTTAGTGGGCTTTGCAGGGGCAATGCTCATTGCGGGTTGGGCCGCTTACCGACAAATGTTGCGGCGAGAACGCCAGCTGTAA
- a CDS encoding GuaB3 family IMP dehydrogenase-related protein has protein sequence MEIQLGRGKTVRRAYGFDEIALVPGNRTLDPQLADTRWEIGGIEREIPIIASAMDGVVDVNIAAKLSQLGALGVLNLEGIQTRYDDPEPILDQIAAVGKDEFVTLMQQLYSKPIRPELIQQRIAAIKAQGGIAAVSSTPAGAAKFGPAIAEAGADLMFVQATVVSTAHLSPESITPLDLAEFCQAMPMPVILGNCVTYDVALNLMKAGAAGVLVGIGPGAACTSRGVLGVGVPQATAVSDCAAARDDFQRETGQYIPVIADGGIVTGGDICKCIAVGADAVMIGSPIARSQEAPGRGYHWGMATPSPVLPRGTRIKVGSTGTLEQILRGPAQLDDGTHNLLGALQTSMGTLGAKNLKEMQQVEVVVAPSLLTEGKVYQKAQQLGMGK, from the coding sequence GTGGAGATTCAATTAGGTCGAGGAAAAACTGTTCGTCGGGCGTACGGTTTTGATGAAATTGCCCTGGTGCCAGGTAACCGTACGTTAGACCCTCAATTAGCCGACACCCGTTGGGAAATTGGCGGCATTGAGCGTGAGATTCCCATTATTGCAAGCGCGATGGATGGCGTAGTGGATGTCAACATCGCTGCTAAGTTATCACAGTTGGGTGCCCTCGGAGTGTTGAATCTGGAAGGCATTCAGACTCGCTACGACGATCCCGAACCCATCCTCGACCAAATTGCGGCAGTGGGCAAGGATGAATTTGTCACGCTGATGCAACAGCTGTATTCCAAACCCATTCGCCCCGAACTCATTCAACAACGGATTGCTGCCATCAAAGCCCAAGGGGGCATTGCGGCGGTGAGTTCGACCCCAGCAGGAGCCGCCAAGTTTGGGCCAGCGATCGCCGAAGCGGGCGCTGATTTAATGTTCGTCCAGGCGACCGTGGTTTCCACTGCTCACCTGTCCCCCGAATCCATCACACCGCTGGATCTGGCGGAATTTTGTCAAGCCATGCCAATGCCCGTGATTTTAGGTAACTGCGTCACCTACGATGTGGCGCTTAATCTCATGAAAGCCGGAGCCGCAGGCGTTCTCGTCGGCATTGGACCAGGCGCGGCTTGCACCTCGCGGGGTGTACTTGGCGTCGGCGTACCTCAAGCCACGGCCGTCTCTGACTGCGCCGCCGCCCGCGATGACTTTCAACGAGAGACGGGGCAATACATTCCAGTGATTGCCGATGGTGGCATCGTGACGGGCGGCGATATTTGTAAGTGCATTGCCGTCGGTGCTGATGCGGTGATGATTGGCTCACCCATTGCCCGTTCACAAGAGGCCCCCGGGCGCGGCTATCACTGGGGCATGGCGACCCCCAGTCCAGTGTTGCCGCGGGGCACTCGCATCAAGGTGGGCAGCACCGGCACCCTGGAGCAAATTCTCCGAGGCCCGGCTCAGCTAGATGATGGCACCCACAATCTATTGGGCGCGCTGCAAACCAGCATGGGCACCCTCGGCGCTAAGAACTTGAAGGAAATGCAGCAGGTAGAAGTGGTAGTGGCTCCGTCCTTGTTAACTGAGGGCAAAGTTTATCAAAAGGCTCAGCAGTTAGGCATGGGGAAATAG
- a CDS encoding GNAT family N-acetyltransferase translates to MNFRFATQNDPAAIVSLFTSVFARSEGEAEGALIGQLARNLLAQTEESDLACFVAAEAEQILGAIAFSRLTFDPAIAAFILAPVAVRSDRQGQGIGQALIRYGLAELKHQGVSLVLTYGDPAFYSKVGFQAISPEQIIPPFALSQPEGWLGQSLSEAAIATYSGRCTCVAALSDPQYW, encoded by the coding sequence ATGAATTTCCGATTTGCGACTCAAAATGACCCCGCAGCGATTGTGTCGCTATTTACTTCGGTCTTTGCCCGGTCGGAAGGTGAGGCAGAGGGAGCGTTGATTGGTCAACTCGCCCGAAATTTGCTGGCGCAAACCGAGGAGTCTGACCTGGCTTGCTTTGTAGCCGCCGAAGCGGAGCAAATCTTGGGGGCGATCGCGTTTAGTCGATTAACGTTTGACCCGGCGATCGCGGCTTTCATCCTCGCGCCTGTCGCGGTGCGCAGCGATCGCCAAGGCCAGGGCATTGGTCAGGCTTTAATCCGTTATGGCTTGGCAGAACTCAAGCATCAGGGAGTAAGCTTAGTGCTGACCTACGGTGATCCAGCGTTTTACAGCAAGGTAGGTTTTCAAGCGATTTCACCCGAGCAGATCATTCCCCCCTTCGCGCTGTCGCAACCGGAGGGATGGTTAGGGCAATCGCTGAGTGAAGCAGCGATCGCAACCTACTCTGGTCGCTGTACTTGTGTCGCCGCCTTAAGTGATCCCCAGTATTGGTAG
- the tatC gene encoding twin-arginine translocase subunit TatC gives MTTSPETKTLAPRTDELDPDAYMDEVPGDVEMSIFDHLEELRMRIFYSLIAVIVGVIGCFAFVEKIVQLLEVPAKGAKFLQLSPGEYFFVSLKVAGYSGLLIASPFILYQIIMFVLPGLTRRERRVIGPIVLGSSVLFFVGLFFAYIALIPAALNFFISYGENVVEQLWSIDRYFEFVLLLLFSTGLAFQVPVVQFLLALLGIVNSQSMLKGWRYILLGAAILGAVLTPSTDPVTQSLLGGAVLSLYFGGIGLVKLSGR, from the coding sequence ATGACCACTTCTCCCGAGACCAAAACCCTAGCGCCTCGCACCGATGAGCTTGACCCAGACGCTTATATGGATGAGGTGCCGGGCGATGTGGAGATGTCGATCTTTGATCACCTCGAAGAACTGCGGATGCGGATTTTTTATTCGCTCATTGCCGTCATTGTCGGGGTGATCGGCTGTTTTGCCTTTGTGGAAAAAATTGTTCAGCTCTTGGAGGTTCCAGCCAAGGGTGCGAAATTTTTACAGCTCTCGCCGGGAGAATATTTTTTCGTCTCGTTAAAGGTCGCCGGGTATTCTGGCCTGCTCATCGCCAGCCCCTTTATCCTGTATCAAATCATTATGTTTGTGCTGCCGGGCCTGACTCGGCGTGAACGACGGGTAATCGGGCCGATTGTTCTGGGTTCTAGCGTCCTCTTTTTTGTGGGGCTCTTTTTTGCTTACATTGCTCTCATTCCTGCTGCCCTCAACTTCTTCATCAGCTATGGCGAAAACGTGGTGGAGCAGTTGTGGTCGATCGATCGCTACTTCGAGTTCGTATTGTTGTTGCTGTTCAGTACGGGGTTAGCTTTCCAAGTACCTGTAGTACAGTTCCTGCTTGCCCTCCTGGGCATTGTCAACTCACAATCAATGCTGAAGGGTTGGCGCTATATTTTGCTCGGGGCGGCGATTTTAGGAGCGGTATTGACCCCCTCGACCGACCCCGTCACCCAAAGTTTGTTGGGCGGCGCAGTGCTCTCTCTCTATTTCGGCGGCATTGGTTTGGTCAAACTCTCAGGCCGCTAG
- a CDS encoding anhydro-N-acetylmuramic acid kinase — translation MKKPSLRVIGLISGTSVDGIDGVVATIAGTGYDLQVDVIGGDTLAYPAALRDQALAVGAGAPLAIADLATLDDAIARQFAQAAQTLIDQYGPVDLIGSHGQTVFHRPRTAGSPSETHLAYSLQLGRGDLIAALTQCPTVSNFRQADIAAGGEGAPLVPPVDLALLSHPTRTRCIQNIGGIGNVALLPPWPAPRQTPPKVIGWDTGPGNSLIDLAVAQFTHGQQTYDRDGAWAAQGTPHPALVAHWLAHPYFAQLPPKSTGRELFGQDFLNQCLQDAAAYDLPPADVLACLTELTACSIAHSYQTFLPQLPDEVLLCGGGSHNQSLVSRLQAHLPTVTIQTTSAAGVAADLKEALAFAVLAYWRQQAFPGNLPSVTGARQEAVLGELWQPTPSASIGIGRR, via the coding sequence ATGAAAAAGCCTAGCCTGCGTGTCATCGGCCTCATTAGTGGCACCTCCGTAGATGGCATTGATGGGGTGGTGGCGACGATTGCGGGCACGGGTTATGACTTGCAAGTAGATGTCATCGGCGGTGACACACTGGCCTATCCAGCTGCCCTGCGCGACCAGGCACTCGCTGTGGGAGCAGGCGCACCGTTGGCGATCGCCGACCTCGCTACTTTGGATGATGCGATCGCCCGCCAGTTTGCTCAAGCCGCGCAAACGCTCATCGACCAATATGGGCCGGTTGATCTCATCGGCTCTCACGGACAAACCGTTTTTCATCGCCCTCGTACTGCGGGCTCTCCCTCAGAAACTCATCTGGCCTACAGCCTGCAACTGGGGCGTGGTGATCTTATTGCTGCCCTGACCCAGTGCCCCACCGTGAGCAATTTTCGCCAAGCAGACATCGCCGCTGGGGGGGAGGGAGCGCCGCTGGTGCCGCCAGTGGACTTAGCGTTGCTGAGCCATCCCACTCGTACCCGCTGCATTCAAAACATTGGCGGCATCGGCAACGTGGCCCTGCTTCCTCCCTGGCCGGCCCCCCGTCAAACTCCACCTAAAGTAATCGGTTGGGATACCGGCCCTGGTAATAGCCTGATTGACTTAGCCGTTGCCCAATTCACCCACGGTCAGCAAACCTACGATCGCGATGGTGCTTGGGCTGCCCAGGGCACGCCACATCCTGCCTTGGTGGCCCACTGGTTAGCGCATCCGTATTTTGCCCAGCTACCGCCCAAATCGACCGGACGAGAACTGTTTGGCCAGGACTTTTTAAACCAGTGTTTGCAAGATGCGGCGGCGTATGACCTGCCCCCGGCGGATGTCTTGGCCTGTTTGACCGAACTCACTGCTTGCTCCATTGCCCACAGCTATCAGACCTTTCTGCCCCAACTCCCCGATGAGGTGTTGCTCTGTGGCGGGGGTAGCCATAATCAATCCCTGGTCAGTCGGTTGCAAGCGCATTTACCGACAGTCACTATACAAACGACGAGTGCGGCGGGGGTCGCCGCCGATCTGAAAGAAGCCCTGGCCTTTGCGGTGTTGGCTTATTGGCGGCAACAAGCCTTTCCAGGCAACTTGCCAAGTGTGACGGGGGCACGCCAGGAAGCAGTACTGGGTGAGTTATGGCAGCCCACACCCAGCGCCTCAATTGGCATAGGGCGGAGATAA
- a CDS encoding NblA/ycf18 family protein produces MNEPMKLTLEQKFSLRSFETQVDKMSREQAQEFLVKLYEQMMMRETMYKQFLKHEWGIDSAA; encoded by the coding sequence ATGAACGAACCGATGAAACTCACGTTGGAGCAAAAGTTTAGCTTGCGCTCCTTTGAGACCCAAGTCGATAAGATGAGCCGTGAGCAAGCCCAAGAGTTCTTGGTCAAGCTATACGAGCAAATGATGATGCGCGAAACCATGTACAAGCAATTCTTGAAGCATGAATGGGGCATCGACTCCGCCGCGTAA
- a CDS encoding potassium channel family protein, whose protein sequence is MNLSSLGFFRSLRTRNRQFAVIGLGRFGRAVCMTLNALGYEVLGIDQDEQSVTQALKDEIAAHAVQLDSTQRLALEEAGIPDFDTVIVAIGNYIEESVITTLNVKELGVNYVVAKASSETHGKLLHRVGADQVVFPEHEMGCNLARAITRPGILDRFELDPDNSIVELRVPTAFDQRTIADLDLRNKYGVTLLAITHPGNDEKFEVNPSPVTQLHKGAVMVVIGSNHGLERLPLEDDEKA, encoded by the coding sequence GTGAATCTGTCGTCACTAGGCTTTTTTCGCAGTTTAAGGACTCGTAATCGCCAATTTGCCGTGATTGGCCTGGGGCGCTTTGGCCGAGCTGTCTGCATGACTCTCAACGCGCTCGGGTATGAGGTTCTCGGTATTGACCAAGATGAACAAAGTGTGACCCAAGCCTTGAAGGATGAGATTGCCGCTCATGCTGTACAACTTGATTCGACCCAGCGGTTGGCGCTCGAAGAAGCGGGTATTCCTGACTTTGACACGGTGATTGTGGCGATCGGCAATTACATCGAAGAGAGCGTCATTACCACGTTGAATGTGAAAGAACTGGGCGTGAACTATGTGGTGGCGAAAGCGTCTAGCGAAACCCATGGCAAGTTGTTGCATCGGGTTGGTGCTGACCAAGTCGTCTTTCCAGAACATGAAATGGGGTGCAATTTAGCGCGAGCGATTACCCGTCCCGGCATTCTCGATCGCTTTGAGCTGGATCCCGACAACAGCATTGTGGAACTGCGAGTCCCGACTGCCTTTGATCAGCGCACGATCGCAGATTTAGATCTGCGTAATAAATATGGGGTGACTTTACTGGCCATTACTCACCCCGGCAATGACGAAAAATTTGAAGTGAACCCGAGTCCTGTGACGCAGTTGCATAAAGGGGCGGTGATGGTCGTCATCGGCAGCAACCACGGTTTGGAACGTTTACCCCTGGAAGATGATGAAAAAGCCTAG
- a CDS encoding helix-turn-helix domain-containing protein, with amino-acid sequence MNPAQQEQLSNVGAYLRDLRKEQGTTIDEVANQIFIRPALVAAIESGDWESLPEPVFVQGFIRRYADYLGLDGREISQQFEPTPVAVLPDPVLATSSTVEGVVKQQDKHGLKVLSKAEPVPSNGSLATSSSGGASRNWILGIIGLAAVVGLITWAVTRPAPEPSTAQSDTETPETSTEAADAIAPDEVDPDEADPDEADAPTTTPSDGLTFAVNLEQDAWMRVTVDGEVAYEGILAAGSQETWTGENEIRITSGNSGGVLFSFNGSEEQPLGQPGAVRNLTLTPDTDAETLASP; translated from the coding sequence GTGAATCCAGCTCAGCAGGAGCAACTTAGCAACGTGGGTGCTTATCTCCGTGATTTGAGAAAGGAGCAAGGCACAACCATCGATGAAGTTGCCAACCAAATCTTTATTCGGCCTGCGTTAGTGGCCGCGATCGAGTCCGGTGACTGGGAATCGTTGCCTGAGCCCGTTTTTGTCCAAGGGTTCATCCGCCGCTATGCCGATTACCTGGGGCTCGACGGTCGCGAGATTTCGCAGCAGTTTGAGCCCACGCCAGTCGCTGTACTGCCCGATCCTGTCTTAGCCACCAGCAGCACGGTGGAAGGGGTGGTCAAGCAGCAAGACAAGCACGGCTTAAAAGTATTGTCTAAAGCGGAGCCCGTCCCCAGCAATGGCAGCCTCGCCACATCGTCTAGCGGTGGGGCTAGCCGTAACTGGATTTTGGGCATTATCGGCCTCGCCGCCGTGGTCGGGTTAATTACCTGGGCCGTGACGCGCCCAGCTCCTGAGCCTTCTACCGCGCAATCTGACACGGAGACCCCCGAAACTTCTACCGAAGCGGCAGATGCGATCGCCCCAGATGAGGTAGATCCGGATGAGGCAGATCCGGATGAGGCAGATGCCCCTACCACCACCCCTAGTGATGGCCTGACCTTTGCGGTCAACCTGGAACAAGACGCCTGGATGCGGGTGACTGTGGATGGCGAGGTGGCATACGAGGGCATCCTCGCGGCTGGCAGCCAAGAAACCTGGACCGGGGAAAACGAAATCCGCATCACGTCAGGTAACTCCGGGGGCGTTTTATTCTCCTTTAACGGTAGTGAAGAGCAACCCTTGGGGCAGCCCGGTGCCGTTCGTAACCTGACGCTGACCCCGGATACCGATGCCGAGACGCTCGCCTCCCCATGA
- a CDS encoding universal stress protein has product MFQKALISTDLEDGLYRLAYTIPSLVESGFKDITFFHNVPVETDRSVPRVDEDEVAAAQTKLKEVIQEVPDGVDVKVLVSGGRASSNILQTVEETGCEVLFLGMPTRNILSEKLFGSTTMKLVERTPVPMMILRPHLISTFTTEELSLRCRHLFHYLLIPYDGTAGSTEFLEALKARIQQNPPPADHQYWLLWVIDDNIRRELQGDRPMEDARQRLEKAAEMLRELNLKVETLVVEGDPLTEILRAADRHDIGAIATSSRGIGGLLRWSVPSLTREILRHSWHPVLYFPKAD; this is encoded by the coding sequence ATGTTTCAGAAAGCTCTGATCAGTACTGATTTAGAAGATGGCCTATATCGTTTGGCATATACCATTCCTAGCTTGGTAGAGAGTGGCTTCAAAGACATTACCTTTTTCCACAATGTGCCAGTCGAAACTGATCGCAGCGTCCCGAGAGTGGATGAAGATGAAGTTGCCGCCGCGCAGACCAAGCTCAAAGAGGTGATTCAAGAGGTGCCTGACGGGGTAGATGTCAAGGTCCTGGTAAGCGGCGGTCGGGCCAGCAGCAACATTTTGCAAACAGTTGAGGAGACCGGCTGTGAGGTCCTCTTTTTGGGGATGCCCACCCGCAATATCTTGTCGGAAAAGCTCTTTGGCAGCACCACGATGAAACTCGTGGAGCGGACGCCAGTGCCGATGATGATTTTGCGGCCCCATCTGATTTCGACATTCACGACGGAAGAATTGTCGCTACGCTGTCGCCATCTGTTTCATTATTTGCTGATCCCTTATGACGGAACAGCAGGCTCCACAGAGTTTTTAGAGGCCCTCAAAGCCAGAATTCAGCAAAATCCGCCCCCAGCCGATCATCAATACTGGCTGCTTTGGGTGATTGACGACAACATTCGCCGGGAATTGCAGGGGGATCGTCCCATGGAGGATGCCCGCCAACGCTTGGAAAAAGCCGCTGAAATGTTGCGGGAACTGAATCTTAAGGTGGAAACCTTGGTGGTCGAGGGAGACCCACTGACGGAAATCTTGCGGGCAGCTGACCGTCACGATATCGGGGCGATCGCGACCTCTTCGCGGGGCATCGGCGGCTTACTGCGCTGGTCAGTGCCTAGCTTGACTCGTGAAATTTTGCGCCATAGCTGGCATCCGGTGCTGTATTTCCCAAAAGCTGATTAA